One window of the Podospora pseudocomata strain CBS 415.72m chromosome 7, whole genome shotgun sequence genome contains the following:
- the MAK11 gene encoding Protein mak11 (EggNog:ENOG503NZ64; COG:S) produces the protein MAPKRKREAAANGDVAEKSNAAKKVKAPPAKAAAPPKSTAFKLNGDAPVHIQLIAGSYDRILHGITVTIKTTEVTSEPPAEAESTDKKKKSKKSITTTPITTTEQSASFADTFLFNAHNSAIRCLAISPPSAPAPKQTQKVLLATGSTDERINIYNLSAHPPSSRSISDPDTQLLSSLAPRPILENNKNRELGTLLHHTGNITRLCFPNRSKLLSAAEDSTIGVTRTRDWALLHNFKCPIPKVFGRPSGDTAGVGGTPQGVNDFAVHPSNKIMISVSKGEKCMRLWNLETGKKSRVLNFERTMLNEAGEGKHSTGEARRIIWGSSSSKGGEDEFALAFNRDVVVFGMDCRPRCKVMGGINRTKVHVIKYVRLGDEEEDGALLAVSTEDGRVLFFDTAEENCQPATEGKTLATARLVGQLGGKEAGVTGRVKDFVVLPVEDEKGVRSWFVATAGSDGLVRVWRLGSGELTVEEKKEESTRQVGKLLGAYGTQNRITCLGGFVMIPRSDGAEESEYEFDEEDDDDEEDSYDE, from the coding sequence ATGGCCcccaagagaaaaagagaagctGCCGCCAATGGCGATGTCGCCGAAAAATCCAATGCGGCCAAGAAAGTCAAAGCCCCCCCGGCCAAAGCCGCTGCTCCCCCCAAGTCGACCGCTTTCAAGCTGAACGGCGATGCCCCCGTCCACATCCAACTCATCGCCGGCTCCTACGACCGCATTCTCCACGGTatcaccgtcaccatcaaAACAACCGAAGTCACCTCTGAACCCCCAGCAGAGGCCGAATCcaccgacaagaagaagaagtccaaAAAGTcgataaccaccacccccatcacaacaacCGAGCAAtccgcctccttcgccgacaccttcctcttcaacgccCACAACTCCGCCATCCGCTgcctcgccatctcccccccctccgccccagCCCCTAAACAAACCCAAAAGGTCCTCCTCGCAACCGGCTCAACAGACGAGCGCATCAACATCTACAACCTCtccgcccaccccccctcctcccgctccatCTCCGACCCAGACACCcagctcctctcctctctcgccccccgccccatcctcgaaaacaacaagaaccgCGAGCTCGGCACTCTGCTGCATCACACAGGCAACATAACCCGCCTCTGCTTCCCCAACCGCTCCAAGCTCCTCTCCGCAGCAGAGGACTCCACCATCGGCGTGACCCGCACCCGCGACTgggccctcctccacaacttCAAATGCCCCATCCCCAAGGTTTTTGGTCGCCCATCAGGTGACACCGCCGGTGTGGGCGGGACCCCCCAGGGCGTCAACGACTTTGCGGttcacccctccaacaagaTCATGATTTCGGTCTCCAAGGGAGAGAAATGCATGCGTCTTTGGAACTTGGAGACGGGAAAGAAGTCGAGGGTGTTGAATTTTGAACGGACGATGCTGAATgaagcgggggaggggaagcacTCGACTGGTGAAGCGAGACGAATCAtctggggcagcagcagcagcaagggaggggaggatgagtttgCGCTCGCGTTTAATAGGGATGTGGTTGTGTTTGGGATGGACTGCAGGCCGAGGTGCaaggtgatgggggggatcAACAGGACAAAGGTTCACGTGATCAAGTACGTCCGgcttggggatgaggaggaggatggtgctTTGTTGGCGGTTTCGAccgaggatgggagggtgcTGTTTTTTGATACGGCGGAAGAAAACTGTCAGCCTGCGACTGAGGGGAAGACGCTTGCCACGGCGAGGCTTGTCGGTCAGCTAGGCGGGAAGGAGGCCGGTGTGACGGGCAGAGTGAAGGATTTTGTGGTTTTGCCTGTGGAAGACGAAAAGGGGGTTAGGTCGTGGTTTGTGGCTACGGCGGGGAGTGATGGGCTGGTTCGTGTTTGGAGGTTGGGCAGCGGTGAGCTCAcggttgaggagaagaaggaggagtcgaCAAGACAAGTAGGGAAGCTGCTGGGCGCGTATGGGACGCAAAACAGGATTACGTGCTTGGGGGGCTTCGTCATGATACCCAGGTCCGACGGGGCCGAGGAGAGCGAGTAcgagtttgacgaggaggatgacgatgacgaggaggatagCTATGATGAGTAG
- a CDS encoding hypothetical protein (COG:O; EggNog:ENOG503NUN8), with the protein MADHDPVWKPKELLACPSCSNLLREPTIFPCGTSLCKTCLPEPLERPRNITFPVLENRQKVYRCLCGKDHAMMDCGTDILASSIMSTVHGELERQPAAAPEEEESFLARLSKVLRPEFDCPICFELFDEPVTTPCGHTYCRPCLKSITTLGEDLYCPVCRQGLTLDGTPFLSEYPENRIIMKLIPVLWPDELEARKDIPPAPPPRQDEIPIFALATAMPTMKMPFRIFEPRYRLMMKRVLRGNKEFGMTMVDPLTRKESDVGTVLRVEAHRLLDNGDYLVKVVGVRRFRVLERRVRDEYWMANVEPFGDVSFEEEEAMEAMETGRQPGEEDKADGVPFEVEGRTAIGTEDTAPTPTTTITDMTVESLHTASTQDLMAFAFGRAMKHRIDDPLMPSDPSKFTWWFAHKLRDPPKRQDFLVERSVRRRLKMCCEKFIELEKTAMTSWVYWLHRALRSFPLPISTALLIILLCLWVS; encoded by the exons ATGGCCGATCACGACCCTGTCTGGAAGCCCAAGGAGCTTCTCGCATGCCCTTCATGTTCAAACCTCCTACGCGAGCCGACAATTTTCCCATGCGGAACCTCATTATGCAAGACTTGCCTACCAGAACCGCTTGAGCGGCCAAGAAACATCACCTTTCCCGTGCTGGAGAACCGTCAAAAGGTCTACCGCTGCCTGTGCGGGAAAGACCACGCGATGATGGACTGCGGGACTGACATCCTCGCCTCGAGCATCATGAGCACCGTTCACGGGGAACTCGAGCGccaacccgccgccgccccagaagaggaagagtcCTTCCTCGCCCGGCTGAGCAAAGTCCTCAGACCGGAGTTCGACTGCCCGATATGCTTTGAGCTGTTTGATGAACCTGTCACGACGCCGTGCGGGCATACGTATTGTCGTCCGTGTCTGAAGTCGATAACTACTCTTGGGGAGGATCTTTACTGTCCTGTTTGTCGTCAGGGTCTCACTTTGGATGGGACGCCGTTTTTGTCGGAATACCCGGAGAATCGCATTATTATGAAATTGATACCCGTCCTCTGGCCGGACGAGCTTGAGGCCCGGAAGGATATAccccctgcaccaccgcCTCGTCAGGACGAGATACCCATTTTTGCGCTGGCGACGGCGAtgccgacgatgaagatgccgTTCCGGATTTTTGAGCCGCGGTATAGGCTTATGATGAAgagggtgctgagggggAATAAGGAGTTTGGCATGACGATGGTTGATCCCttgacgaggaaggagagcGATGTGGGGACTGTTTTGAGGGTGGAGGCTCACCGGTTGCTTGACAATGGGGATTATCTGgtcaaggtggtgggggtgaggcggttcagggttttggagaggagggtgagggacGAGTATTGGATGGCGAATGTTGAgccgtttggggatgtgagctttgaggaggaggaggcgatggaggcgATGGAGACTGGAAGACAGCCAGGGGAGGAAGATAAAGCTGATGGCGTTCCttttgaggtggaggggcgTACCGCCATCGGCACTGAGGACACCgctcccacccccacgaCAACCATCACGGACATGACTGTGGAATCACTGCATACCGCCTCCACCCAGGACCTCATGGCCTTTGCGTTTGGCAGGGCGATGAAACACCGAATTGACGACCCTCTCATGCCTAGCGACCCATCAAAATTCACGTGGTGGTTTGCTCACAAGCTTCGGGATCCACCAAAGAGACAGGACTTTTTGGTCGAAAGGAGCGTGAGAAGACGGTTGAAGATGTGTTGTGAGAAGTTCATCGAGCTTGAGAAGACGGCGATGACTTCTTG GGTATATTGGCTACACCGCGCTCTCAGGAGCTTTCCACTGCCCATTTCAACTGCCTTGCTGATAATATTGTTGTGTCT TTGGGTGTCGTAA
- a CDS encoding hypothetical protein (COG:F; COG:Y; EggNog:ENOG503NZEE): MPATIVDSHGIPAVAKAGEFLRQLLEHAETVKRTSSIEPPLIESHFDDLRGRMNSVYDEEPMDDSSEAKTARFAIIETAVRDTFKYLVSRASIDSPEFVKVWNLFDILSILSDSELCDPALLLWLVEELLDSQTVAGCRKVFDFLESRRERITAKHFKQKQLVILRTCNELLRRLSRALDPAFSGRVLIFMFQSFPLGDKSSVNLRGEFHIENVTTFDQIPAKTDGDGDKMDVDTDVGTTGDGSRRGRSNDVDTKKKALDPDALYPIFWGLQEFFNQPKLLFEASHFASFKSGLEATMATFLSMKFEQPPRVKERPDRPVEEPKHTLKRKREESNDALSSGFNPKYLTSRDLFKLEISDLTFRRNILIQALIIMEFLLALSPKAKEKLATVKVPNKSVTYSEKTLSEEDIKWVVETKESIKSYLKLGPEGPHFCRLVETVLSRDKNWVRWKVENCPPIELPQLSPDVFVEARTNAGKLATTKRLRPTPMGSLNLDFLEDDDEERALKKLKDCHRYKVPNLDSYKKGIADDDFEIGMPTNNESKTAAIEGKASKAWRALRIASKSKLVLFDKIEDDDKIDVIFEELPAEKDEEDQEITNGETAFPEDRRPIVVVDAGKHSRAATALAKQLYAHHPKTFTKVAVHVTRKPAEGEVNGKDFHFVDTQAFNMMRDGDQFLEFSEEGDDTHGTSRKVVDAIVDNDRVAVMEMTFEAAQQVKDNGYDARFIFIQAPAPEVWEGQLKENGLSEEQVQQAIKAATEAAEHAKSSPGFYEAVVDAEYQALETAIFGAEIGADSMEAGAPAVTDEGDGKKEEGDGDVAMDDAVPSS; this comes from the exons ATGCCGGCGACAATCGTCGACAGCCATGGCATACCGGCTGTCGCCAAAGCTGGCGAATTCCTTCGCCAGCTTTTAGAACATGCCGAAACCGTCAAGCGAACTTCGTCAATAGAACCACCTCTTATCGAATCTCACTTTGATGATCTTCGCGGTCGAATGAACAGCGTATACGATGAGGAGCCTATGGACGATTCGAGCGAGGCGAAGACGGCGCGTttcgccatcatcgagaCCGCTGTGCGCGATACATTCAAATATTTGGTG TCAAGAGCATCGATCGATTCACCCGAGTTCGTCAAAGTTTGGAACCTCTTCGACATCCTCTCTATCCTCTCCGACAGTGAGCTTTGCGACCCTGCCCTTCTGCTGTGGCTTGTGGAGGAATTACTCGATAGCCAGACAGTGGCCGGTTGCCGTAAGGTCTTTGACTTCCTCGAGTCGCGCCGCGAAAGGATCACAGCGAAGCACTTTAAGCAAAAACAGCTCGTCATTCTTCGAACCTGCAATGAGCTCTTACGGCGTCTGTCCAGGGCTCTGGACCCAGCATTCTCTGGTCGAGTCTTGATCTTCATGTTCCAAAGTTTTCCCCTGGGGGATAAAAGCTCGGTCAACTTGCGGGGAGAGTTCCATATTGAGAACGTCACCACTTTCGACCAGATCCCGGCAAAGACCgacggggatggggacaAGATGGATGTGGACACGGATGTCGGCACAACCGGTGATGGTTCACGGAGAGGCAGGTCCAACGATGTCGACACGAAAAAGAAGGCGCTGGACCCAGATGCTCTGTATCCAATTTTCTGGGGGCTGCAGGAGTTTTTCAACCAGCCAAAGCTCCTTTTCGAGGCCAGTCATTTTGCCTCCTTCAAGTCCGGGCTCGAGGCCACCATGGCTACCTTTTTGAGCATGAAATTTGAACAGCCACCCCGCGTCAAGGAAAGGCCAGACAGGCCAGTCGAGGAGCCGAAACACACCCTCAAGCGAAAGCGAGAAGAGAGCAACGATGCTCTCTCTAGCGGCTTCAACCCCAAATACCTTACCAGTAGGGATTTGTTCAAGCTTGAGATCAGTGATCTGACATTCCGGCGGAATATTTTGATCCAGgcactcatcatcatggagtTTCTGCTTGCTCTTTcaccaaaagcaaaagagaaGCTGGCCACCGTAAAGGTGCCAAACAAGTCTGTCACTTACTCGGAAAAGACACTGAGTGAAGAAGACATCAAATGGGTTGTGGAGACGAAGGAGTCCATCAAATCATACCTCAAACTCGGCCCAGAAGGACCACACTTTTGTCGACTTGTCGAAACGGTACTTTCAAGAGATAAGAACTGGGTGCGGTGGAAAGTCGAGAATTGTCCTCCGATCGAGCTGCCGCAACTGTCGCCAGACGTCTTTGTCGAAGCCAGAACCAACGCCGGAAAACTCGCGACTACCAAGCGGCTACGACCTACCCCTATGGGCTCTCTCAATCTAGACTTcctcgaggatgatgacgaggaaagAGCtctgaagaagctcaaggacTGCCACCGCTACAAAGTTCCTAATCTCGACAGCTACAAAAAAGGAATAGCCGATGATGACTTCGAAATCGGAATGCCAACAAACAACGAGTCCAAGACGGCAGCTATTGAAGGCAAGGCCAGTAAGGCTTGGCGGGCGCTGAGAATTGCGAGCAAGAGCAAGCTGGTTCTCTTTGACAAGATcgaagatgacgacaagATTGATGTCATCTTTGAAGAGCTACCTGCTGAgaaagacgaggaggatcaAGAAATCACGAATGGCGAAACCGCCTTCCCCGAGGATAGGAGGCCAATTGTGGTTGTGGACGCTGGTAAACATTCTCGGGCTGCTACAGCTCTTGCAAAGCAGCTCTATGCGCATCATCCGAAAACGTTTACCAAGGTGGCCGTCCATGTAACACGCAAACCGGCAGAGGGCGAAGTAAACGGGAAGGACTTTCATTTTGTTGATACTCAGGCTTTCAACATGATGCGGGACGGAGATCAGTTTCTCGAGTTcagcgaggagggtgatgacaCTCACGGCACAAGtaggaaggtggtggatgccaTCGTCGACAACGATAGGGTTGCCGTGATGGAGATGACTTTTGAG GCTGCGCAGCAGGTCAAGGACAATGGCTATGATGCCAgattcatcttcatccaagCTCCTGCTCCCGAGGTGTGGGAGGGCCAACTCAAGGAGAACGGCCTGTCTGAAGAACAAGTGCAGCAAGCAATCAAGGCGGCTACAGAGGCGGCAGAACACGCCAAGTCGTCGCCAGGGTTTTACgaagcggtggtggatgcaGAGTATCAGGCCTTGGAAACGGCGATTTTTGGCGCGGAGATTGGGGCAGATAGTATGGAGGCTGGGGCCCCGGCCGTGACAGACGAAGGCgatgggaagaaggaggagggtgatggcgatgttgcCATGGATGATGCGGTGCCTTCGTCGTAA
- a CDS encoding hypothetical protein (EggNog:ENOG503NVK3; COG:L) produces MPPAKRVKSSANSGSNAASGRPTVEDLEGQSEFATLARQHWLPRKPAEVKVNNDVLKREIWDTLEKENFPLKSLLVLEGLQALESYLWPGYGEDSSNFHVLLIILIVNAKRRERLDTWDIFSDRPADFSDLFRRALSLTVDSSLSWVIKTHVLLFIIHAFSSLDCTIVRKECAPLVSISIWHNISTDDKRDAILDSNTQWRKAWRASAKRYDAADDATKARLRFERSWLYTSVLNFLNLLYTDNAKPDQVLYCERFVEFLTDLQSQLPTRRYVNTLLQDLHVLPALVLSPVYNDEANGLLRDLCRLFSHYTYFTIDEQTGAQLSKTEAYDRHCGDLAKLQRTALKHFKDKLTVLALSNYGAIDKKSELEGLLTVLADDEIESLCKLLGLRTAYPDSVQVPIGRRFLLEVLLSQFERRKTFQEVASELSLLPTEESLFEVGLGRTEHYDGSHPLALPKLNLQYLSVGDFLWRSMILYRCEAFYAIRQDIESVLSRLKPEAKRSGETVFSGFSKMALKITKPTILEAVPPLVGDDKPSTVRAEVTIDLRKLPQHVRREWESLRPDDVLFLLAVDASKPKLATNGGASVTEAEKLGLVAVRAAEVIQVLDDRGRAIRDAQAYFDGHNRSDIRRLQLRLDAKAFKDDTEGKQDVYEGINLLVRRSGRENNFKPVLESIQDLTLSDVPLAPWLHEVFLGYGDPAGANYKQLANRLRKVNFRDTFLDWQHLVESLPGKIVEPDDDVSGSFGPPYVLETVEKPAEEAPSKPSKKRRRDAEPALIAEIETLKVSTYKPPNNGPYPVDAPKLNSVRFTPTQIEAIISGTQPGLTVIVGPPGTGKTDVATQIINNIYHNFPEQKTLLIAHSNQALNQLFAKIVALDIDERHLLRLGHGEEELETEGSFSKHGRVESFLENRQRFLYEVNRLAASIGAPGAHGSSAETAGYFNSVYIEPAWAKFNEIIKVEDATPKDIVTVFPFHGYFADAPQPLFPPGADRETVLEIANGCYRHISKIFSELADVLPFEILRRDKDKANYLLTNEARIVAMTSTHAAMKRGEIAALGFQYDNVIMEEAAQITEIGNFIPLALQKPKDGQLALQRVVLCGDHYQNSPVIQGLAFRHYANLEQSLFSRLVRLGVPTINLDQQGRARPSISSLYKWRYPQLGDLPHTRTEKEFTTANAGFKYDYQFINVPDYKGKGETEPTPHFIQNLGEAEYAVAIYQYMRLLGYPASKISILATYAGQKALIRDVLAHRCAKNPIFGLPRIVTTVDKYQGEQNDYIILSLTRTSRVGYLRDIRRLTVALSRARLGLYILGRREVFEACYELRDAFELLLKRPDQLTLVTGELWPSERPLVVEQQEGGDGSADNIAVATAVLGEAAMQGVEHLGQYVYEMTKTKVEELKLLPQVTVPSVDVEIRDVLEDTGLEDEGAAGAGGEEEEEEEEEGRKVEGFEAEED; encoded by the exons ATGCCTCCCGCCAAAAGAGTCAAGAGCAGCGCCAATTCCGGATCGAACGCTGCGTCGGGTCGCCCAACAGTCGAGGACCTGGAGGGCCAGAGCGAGTTTGCGACACTTGCACGGCAGCACTGGCTGCCAAGGAAACCAGCggaggtcaaggtcaacaatGATGTCTTGAAGAGAGAGATCTGGGACActctggagaaggagaactTCCCCCTCAAATCACTTTTGGTCCTTGAGGGCTTGCAGGCATTGGAGAG CTACTTGTGGCCTGGGTATGGCGAGGACTCGTCCAACTTTCATGTTCTTCTCATTATCTTGATAGTGAACGCGAAGCGGAGGGAAAGGCTAGACACTTGGG ACATATTTAGTGATCGCCCCGCTGACTTCTCCGACCTCTTTCGACGTGCGCTATCCCTGACCGTGGACAGCTCTCTTTCGTGGGTCATCAAGACCCATGTGCTTCTTTTCATCATTCATGCTTTTTCGAGTCTCGACTGTACCATTGTACGAAAAGAATGCGCGCCTCTAGTTTCCATCTCCATATGGCATAATATTTCCACAGACGACAAGCGGGATGCCATACTTGATTCCAACACACAATGGAGGAAGGCCTGGAGGGCATCTGCAAAGCGATATGACGCGGCTGATGATGCTACCAAAGCCCGTTTACGTTTTGAGCGGTCCTGGTTGTATACCTCTGTCCTCAACTTCCTGAACCTCCTTTATACCGACAACGCCAAGCCAGACCAAGTTTTGTATTGCGAGCGTTTCGTCGAGTTCCTGACCGATCTGCAAAGTCAACTTCCAACCAGGCGCTATGTCAACACACTCTTGCAGGATCTTCACGTCTTGCCAGCTCTGGTTCTCTCACCAGTCTATAACGATGAGGCCAACGGCTTGCTACGAGATCTGTGCAGGTTATTTTCACACTACACATATTTCACAATCGATGAGCAGACGGGTGCTCAGCTCAGCAAGACGGAGGCATATGACAGACATTGTGGTGATCTTGCAAAGCTTCAGCGAACTGCGCTCAAACATTTCAAGGATAAGCTGACGGTGTTGGCCCTGTCCAACTATGGCGCCATCGACAAGAAGAGCGAGCTCGAGGGCCTTCTTACGGTATTGGCCGATGACGAGATTGAGTCGCTTTGCAAGCTCCTAGGTTTGCGCACTGCGTATCCAGACTCTGTCCAGGTACCCATAGGGAGAAGGTTCCTCCTAGAAGTCTTGCTGTCGCAGTTCGAGCGGAGAAAGACTTTCCAGGAAGTGGCAAGTGAGTTGAGCCTCTTACCAACCGAAGAGTCCCTCTTTGAGGTCGGCCTCGGGAGGACTGAGCATTACGATGGGTCTCATCCCCTTGCGCTCCCAAAACTGAATCTGCAATATCTTTCCGTGGGCGATTTCTTGTGGCGATCAATGATTTTGTATCGGTGCGAGGCCTTCTATGCGATCCGTCAGGATATTGAAAGTGTTCTTTCCAGGCTAAAACCGGAAGCGAAACGCTCAGGCGAGACGGTGTTCTCAGGTTTCTCCAAGATGGCCTTGAAGATCACCAAGCCTACTATTCTGGAAGCTGTGCCTCctttggttggtgatgataaACCATCAACCGTGCGAGCAGAGGTTACAATTGACCTGAGAAAGCTTCCACAACATGTCCGGCGTGAGTGGGAATCGCTGCGCCCTGATGATGTGCTGTTCCTTCTGGCGGTGGACGCTTCAAAACCTAAGCTCGCCACGAACGGCGGGGCATCAGTTACGGAGGCAGAAAAGCTTGGGTTGGTGGCTGTCCGCGCGGCTGAGGTCATCCAGGTGCTTGATGACAGAGGGCGGGCAATCCGCGACGCTCAGGCGTACTTTGATGGTCACAATCGCAGCGACATCCGGAGACTTCAGCTTCGCCTTGACGCTAAGGCCTTCAAGGACGACACTGAGGGTAAGCAGGATGTGTACGAGGGGATCAACCTGCTTGTCCGAAGAAGCGGCCGAGAAAACAACTTCAAGCCAGTGCTTGAGTCTATTCAGGATCTCACACTGTCTGATGTCCCTCTTGCTCCTTGGTTGCACGAGGTATTCTTGGGCTATGGTGATCCGGCCGGTGCCAACTACAAACAGTTGGCAAACCGGCTGAGAAAAGTCAACTTCCGTGACACCTTCCTGGACTGGCAGCATCTTGTCGAAAGCTTGCCAGGCAAGATTGTCGAACCAGACGACGATGTCTCTGGAAGCTTTGGCCCGCCATATGTCCTCGAGACAGTTGAGAAGCCAGCGGAAGAGGCTCCATCAAAGCCTTCCAAGAAACGAAGACGGGATGCTGAGCCTGCCCTCATCGCGGAGATTGAGACCCTCAAAGTCTCGACATACAAACCACCAAATAATGGTCCCTATCCTGTTGATGCTCCAAAACTCAACAGTGTTCGCTTCACGCCTACCCAAATTGAGGCGATCATCTCGGGGACACAGCCAGGCCTGACAGTCATTGTTGGCCCTCCTGGTACTGGCAAGACAGACGTTGCCACGcagatcatcaacaacatctaCCACAACTTTCCAGAACAGAAGACGCTTCTCATAGCTCACAGCAATCAAGCTCTGAACCAGCTGTTTGCCAAGATCGTGGCTTTGGATATTGACGAACGTCATCTCCTTCGTCTGGGtcatggcgaggaagagctTGAGACCGAGGGCAGTTTCAGTAAGCACGGACGGGTAGAATCTTTCCTGGAGAACCGACAACGCTTCTTGTATGAAGTCAACCGTCTCGCTGCGAGCATTGGCGCACCAGGTGCACACGGAAGCTCTGCGGAAACGGCTGGTTATTTCAACTCCGTCTACATTGAACCTGCGTGGGCCAAGTTCAATGAGATTATCAAGGTTGAGGATGCTACCCCAAAAGATATCGTCACAGTGTTCCCATTCCATGGGTATTTTGCAGATGCCCCTCAGCCGCTGTTCCCGCCTGGGGCAGATCGTGAGACTGTCCTAGAAATTGCCAATGGGTGCTATCGGCACATTTCCAAGATTTTCTCTGAACTCGCAGACGTTCTGCCTTTTGAGATTCTGCGCAGGGACAAAGACAAAGCCAACTATCTTCTTACCAACGAGGCACGGATCGTTGCCATGACTTCGACTCACGCTGCCATGAAGCGGGGCGAGATCGCGGCGCTTGGTTTCCAGTACGACAATGTCATCATGGAAGAGGCCGCTCAAATCACCGAGATTGGGAACTTCATCCCGCTTGCTCTGCAGAAGCCAAAAGATGGCCAACTGGCGCTTCAACGAGTTGTCCTGTGTGGTGACCACTATCAAAACTCACCTGTCATCCAGGGTCTCGCTTTCCGCCATTACGCGAACCTAGAGCAGTCCCTCTTTTCCCGCTTGGTGCGTCTCGGCGTCCCAACGATCAATCTTGACCAGCAAGGCCGCGCCCGCCCATCTATTTCGAGTTTGTACAAATGGCGGTATCCCCAGCTCGGTGACCTTCCGCATACCCGGACAGAGAAGGagttcaccaccgccaacgccGGCTTCAAGTATGATTATCAGTTCATCAATGTCCCTGActacaagggcaagggcgaGACAGAGCCCACGCCGCATTTCATCCAGAATCTGGGCGAGGCCGAGTATGCGGTGGCCATCTACCAGTACATGCGTCTGCTAGGCTACCCAGCCTCCAAGATTAGCATACTGGCCACGTATGCCGGTCAGAAAGCGTTGATCAGGGATGTGTTGGCGCATCGGTGTGCCAAGAATCCCATCTTTGGTCTGCCGAGGATCGTGACGACGGTGGATAAGTATCAGGGAGAGCAGAATGATT ATATCATCCTCTCGTTGACCCGCACGTCCCGAGTTGGTTACCTGAGAGATATCCGCCGCCTGACGGTGGCTCTTTCTCGCGCGCGGTTGGGATTGTACATTCTCGGTCGCCGTG
- a CDS encoding hypothetical protein (COG:S; EggNog:ENOG503Q3T8), protein MEESPERQGPEILRPIPRRPFRLAFTSPTPPEEDSAPPSATRTPGITASDLAFLDIHNNPSQASRNPSTISRATSFMNLTGSTLLGIYSPSLTPGIKGDAVDTPSWDNNTGGQTPGTLQSPDPGDIDERTLTLIKKRRDSSSHINRERIRNSIRTSYFPSLAPTADLEPPSQAYIIFSMALRASLLFALGLGYGVLVTRLPRAQNFDPQQPPTTSDEPLDWRYLLFWGASGVLLGCLLPWFDQFFIPAAKKNGPLTGKPLPSSPQQQRQQNEREGRQQEADYVLVIRSIGLFVGIVFAIRKLSWTSTMQVSLTLALINPFIWYLIDRSKPGFLLSAFVGLVGTVGMIGLGLKDVFPGLMPAPSFYQHGDGGGLGSGRMRRNGSANAGYVAGSGGIKLVGEREVIETGVWMLSVLFCSCVCFGNIGRRLAFSGEGAARGRWGGVR, encoded by the coding sequence ATGGAAGAATCACCCGAGCGTCAGGGCCCGGAGATCCTCCGTCCCATTCCCCGGAGACCTTTCCGGCTGGCCTTCACATCTCCCACACCTCCCGAAGAAGATTCGGCACCCCCAAGTGCAACTCGAACACCAGGCATCACGGCCTCCGACCTTGCCTTCCTCGACAttcacaacaaccccagccaaGCGTCGAGAAACCCTAGCACCATCAGCCGCGCCACCTCGTTCATGAACCTCACCGGTTCTACACTCCTAGGGATCTACTCCCCGTCTCTGACACCAGGCATAAAAGGAGACGCCGTCGATACCCCCTCATGGGACAACAACACAGGCGGACAAACCCCTGGCACTCTACAGTCCCCAGACCCAGGGGACATCGACGAGCGAACCCTCACGCTGATCAAGAAGCGaagagacagcagcagccacatCAACAGAGAGCGCATCCGAAACTCGATTCGAACCTCGTACTTCCCCTCTTTAGCCCCCACCGCCGACCTcgaacccccttcccaagcatacatcatcttctccatgGCCCTCCGCGCCTCTTTACTCTTCGCCCTCGGTCTAGGCTACGGCGTCCTCGTCACCCGCCTCCCCAGAGCGCAAAACTTTgatccccaacaaccccccaccacctcggaCGAACCCCTCGACTGGCGatacctcctcttctggggCGCCTCGGGCGTTTTGTTGGGATGCCTCCTCCCCTGGTTTGACCAGTTTTTCATCCCCGCCGCGAAGAAGAACGGGCCTCTGACCGGCAAACCCCTCCCGTCAtccccacaacaacagcggcagcagaACGAACGGGAAGGGCGACAGCAAGAGGCGGACTATGTGCTCGTTATCCGATCGATCGGCCTGTTTGTGGGGATCGTCTTTGCCATTAGGAAGCTGTCTTGGACGTCGACGATGCAGGTGTCTCTGACGCTGGCGTTGATCAACCCGTTTATTTGGTATCTTATCGACCGGTCGAAGCCAGGGTTTTTGCTGAGCGCgtttgttggtttggtggggaCGGTGGGCAtgattgggttggggttgaaagATGTGTTTCCGGGGTTGATGCCCGCGCCGTCCTTTTATCAgcatggggatgggggggggttggggtcggGGCGCAtgaggaggaatgggagtGCAAATGCTGGATATGTGGCTGGGTCGGGGGGGATCAAGTTGgtaggggagagggaggtgattgaGACGGGGGTGTGGATGTTGAGTGTGTTGTTTTGTAGCTGTGTTTGCTTTGGGAATattgggaggaggttggcgttcagtggggagggagctgcgagggggagatgggggggtgTTAGGTGA